The following are encoded together in the Pleurocapsa sp. FMAR1 genome:
- a CDS encoding SirB1 family protein, whose protein sequence is MENQLLWHNFYQEINQPDEQIDLAKASLYYAQVEYPDLDVQKYLNVLDAIASEIKPQLPAKLYPLKVIQTINYHLFDCLKFQGNSQDYYNPDNSFLNRVIELKTGIPITLSVVYLAIAKRLDFPMVGIGMPGHFLIRPQFENAGIFVDAFNRGEILFKQDCQAKLNQIYQQAKLDPSLLIPVSNKHILARMLNNLKFIYLRQQNLDKALAIISGILNLFPENALEIRDRGLLYYQMNRWHEAVVDLEYFLKIFPDSKDAPTIKMLLEKMI, encoded by the coding sequence ATGGAGAATCAACTATTGTGGCATAATTTTTATCAAGAAATTAACCAGCCAGACGAGCAGATAGACTTAGCTAAAGCTTCACTTTATTATGCTCAAGTAGAATATCCAGATTTAGATGTTCAAAAATATTTAAATGTTTTAGATGCGATCGCTTCAGAGATAAAGCCTCAGTTACCAGCAAAACTTTATCCGCTTAAAGTTATTCAAACAATCAATTATCATCTTTTTGATTGTTTGAAATTCCAAGGGAACAGTCAAGATTATTATAATCCAGACAATAGCTTTTTAAATCGAGTAATAGAGCTAAAAACAGGAATCCCTATAACCCTATCGGTAGTTTATTTAGCAATTGCTAAACGGCTAGATTTTCCGATGGTAGGAATTGGTATGCCTGGGCATTTTTTGATTCGTCCTCAATTTGAAAACGCAGGAATTTTTGTGGACGCTTTTAATCGGGGAGAAATTTTATTTAAACAAGACTGTCAGGCAAAGCTGAACCAAATTTATCAACAAGCTAAATTAGACCCTAGTTTACTTATTCCCGTGAGCAATAAACACATACTTGCGCGAATGCTCAATAATTTAAAATTTATCTACTTGCGTCAGCAGAATTTAGATAAAGCTTTAGCTATCATAAGTGGCATCTTAAATTTATTTCCCGAAAATGCTCTAGAAATACGCGATCGCGGTTTGCTATATTACCAGATGAATCGTTGGCATGAAGCAGTTGTGGATTTAGAGTATTTCCTAAAAATTTTTCCAGACAGTAAAGATGCACCCACAATTAAAATGTTATTAGAGAAGATGATTTAA
- the stpA gene encoding glucosylglycerol 3-phosphatase, translated as MAISNPSLNLHSEPHKRSLSLDHQSLSQILSQQENILIIQDLDGVCMGLVKDPLTRRMEIKYLEAAKSLGDRFFVLTNGEHIGKRGVNGIIEKAFDNLNQIKEQGLYLQGLAGGGVQWQDCFGNVSHPGVSDEEMAFLEAVPQKMADSLRALITQPQYGLNQMQIEECIQAAVLDNKVSPSANLNTFHETFSQSPELYAELQQEAKSLMDRLLQEAQQGLADSFFVHYAPNLGRDAEGKEIMQPSQGQNSGTTDFQFMLRGAIKEVGVLVILNHYYFLQTGSYPLGKDFNARQAPRQHQALLKLVKDNFDPVIMPTIVGVGDTVTSKAVENENKLEFKRGGSDRGFLELIQELGKEFKTNNIVIYVDSSGGEVKNRQALKLDRSNTQEIKVIQGPGDPRDVEDPLTLNIVFPGGYQEYVDFFCQTAKQRKLA; from the coding sequence ATGGCTATTTCTAATCCTAGTTTAAATTTGCATAGTGAACCCCATAAACGCTCGCTTTCCCTCGATCATCAGAGTTTGAGTCAAATACTAAGCCAGCAAGAAAATATTCTAATTATTCAAGATCTTGATGGTGTCTGCATGGGTTTGGTTAAAGATCCTCTGACGCGAAGGATGGAGATTAAATATTTAGAAGCAGCTAAGTCTCTAGGCGATCGCTTTTTTGTTTTAACTAACGGTGAACATATCGGCAAACGAGGCGTTAACGGCATCATTGAAAAAGCCTTTGACAATTTAAATCAAATCAAAGAGCAAGGCTTATATCTACAGGGTTTAGCTGGAGGTGGGGTACAGTGGCAAGACTGTTTTGGTAATGTTTCGCATCCTGGAGTCAGCGATGAGGAAATGGCTTTTTTGGAGGCAGTACCACAAAAAATGGCAGATTCTTTGAGAGCATTGATTACACAGCCTCAATATGGCTTAAATCAGATGCAGATTGAGGAATGTATTCAAGCAGCAGTATTAGATAATAAAGTTTCCCCCTCAGCCAACTTAAACACCTTTCACGAAACCTTTAGCCAGTCTCCTGAACTATACGCTGAGTTGCAGCAAGAGGCAAAATCTTTGATGGATAGGCTACTTCAAGAAGCACAACAAGGTTTAGCAGATTCCTTTTTTGTACATTATGCTCCCAATTTGGGTAGGGATGCTGAAGGCAAAGAAATTATGCAGCCATCTCAGGGTCAAAATTCGGGAACAACAGACTTTCAGTTTATGCTACGGGGAGCAATTAAAGAAGTGGGAGTTTTGGTAATTCTCAATCATTACTACTTCTTGCAAACAGGTAGCTATCCTCTAGGTAAAGATTTTAATGCTCGACAAGCTCCTAGACAACATCAAGCGCTACTAAAGCTAGTTAAAGATAATTTCGATCCTGTTATCATGCCTACCATTGTCGGAGTTGGGGACACGGTAACAAGTAAGGCAGTAGAAAATGAAAATAAGCTGGAATTTAAACGAGGTGGAAGCGATCGCGGATTTCTCGAATTGATTCAAGAATTGGGTAAAGAATTTAAAACCAACAACATTGTAATTTACGTAGACAGTAGCGGGGGAGAAGTCAAAAATCGCCAAGCACTTAAGTTAGATCGCTCTAATACTCAAGAAATTAAAGTTATCCAAGGCCCTGGAGATCCTAGAGATGTAGAAGATCCTCTAACTTTGAATATCGTCTTTCCTGGAGGGTATCAAGAATATGTTGATTTTTTCTGTCAAACAGCTAAACAAAGAAAATTGGCTTAA
- a CDS encoding DNA cytosine methyltransferase produces the protein MATNDQRPIAVDLFAGAGGMTLGFEQAGFDVLAAVELDPIHASVHEYNFPFWTTICKSVTEITGREIRELSTIGDRDIDVVFGGPPCQGFSMMGKRNFDDDRNSLVSHFLRLVLDLNPKFFVMENVRGITIGKHQKILQTIIEEFKSYGYQVTENYQVLNAAHYGVPQNRRRLFLLGCRQGFTLPNYPQPLTQPLIQKALDSSLKAKAKRGGLGGHPAGLGTAQSVAGTQSKALPDMRLTPLCSADDGADALYSTRSVVQPSLQEKYRGLPPTPTVQDAIGDLPEANNYPELELRDWVIADYGQPSEYASKLRNLTLVDDDYAYQREEALRGESPLSYLRQSASPIRQRSCRDAPASPWLSKKRECKPELLTCSRRTKHTNQTIARFAATIPGTSDRISHFHRLDLNGLCTTLRAGTASNHGAFTSPRPIHPLTPRCITVREAARLHSYPDWFMLHATKWHGFRQIGNSVPPLLAKAVAQEIIKAMEFIPVRPQQIYCLSQTELLHFKMSQAEQYHKLETRAIARRTLVKFNE, from the coding sequence ATGGCTACTAATGATCAACGACCAATAGCTGTAGATTTATTCGCTGGCGCGGGAGGAATGACCCTCGGTTTTGAACAAGCTGGATTTGATGTTTTAGCAGCAGTAGAATTAGATCCAATTCATGCCAGCGTCCACGAATATAATTTTCCTTTTTGGACGACCATTTGCAAAAGCGTTACTGAAATCACTGGCAGAGAAATTAGAGAATTATCAACAATTGGCGATCGCGATATTGATGTAGTCTTTGGAGGCCCTCCCTGTCAAGGCTTTTCCATGATGGGAAAACGGAACTTTGACGACGATCGCAATTCCTTAGTGTCTCATTTCCTGCGGCTGGTTTTGGATTTAAATCCTAAATTTTTTGTAATGGAAAATGTGCGGGGAATTACCATCGGCAAACATCAAAAAATTCTCCAGACCATAATTGAAGAGTTTAAAAGTTATGGCTATCAAGTCACTGAAAACTATCAGGTTTTAAATGCTGCCCATTATGGAGTCCCGCAAAATCGTCGTCGATTATTTCTCCTTGGCTGTCGGCAGGGTTTTACCTTACCAAATTATCCTCAACCTTTAACCCAACCTTTAATTCAAAAAGCCCTAGATTCTTCTTTAAAAGCAAAAGCGAAGCGAGGCGGTCTTGGGGGTCACCCCGCAGGGCTGGGTACAGCCCAGAGCGTCGCTGGAACGCAAAGCAAAGCTTTGCCAGACATGCGGCTCACGCCTTTGTGCTCCGCAGACGATGGCGCGGATGCGCTGTACTCAACGCGAAGCGTTGTGCAGCCATCGCTTCAAGAAAAATATCGGGGTTTGCCACCTACTCCAACCGTACAAGATGCTATTGGCGATCTTCCAGAAGCTAATAATTATCCAGAATTAGAGCTACGAGATTGGGTAATAGCCGATTATGGTCAACCTAGTGAATATGCTAGTAAATTGCGTAATCTAACCTTAGTTGACGATGATTACGCTTATCAGCGCGAAGAAGCGTTGCGCGGGGAATCCCCGTTGAGCTACCTGCGGCAATCGGCTTCGCCGATTCGCCAGCGAAGCTGTCGGGACGCTCCAGCGTCCCCTTGGTTGAGCAAGAAGCGTGAATGTAAACCCGAACTTTTAACCTGTAGTCGCCGTACCAAACACACCAACCAAACTATTGCCAGGTTTGCGGCAACTATTCCGGGAACAAGCGATCGCATTAGTCATTTTCATCGTCTAGATTTAAACGGTCTGTGTACAACCTTGAGGGCAGGTACGGCTAGCAATCATGGTGCGTTTACTTCTCCTCGCCCCATTCATCCCCTTACCCCCCGTTGTATTACCGTTAGAGAGGCTGCACGGCTGCATTCCTATCCTGATTGGTTTATGCTTCATGCTACTAAATGGCATGGCTTTCGGCAGATTGGTAATTCTGTTCCGCCTCTGCTAGCCAAAGCAGTCGCCCAAGAGATTATTAAGGCAATGGAATTTATCCCAGTTAGACCCCAGCAAATATACTGTCTTTCTCAAACCGAATTATTACATTTTAAAATGTCTCAAGCCGAGCAATATCATAAGTTAGAGACTAGAGCGATCGCTCGTAGAACGCTGGTCAAATTCAACGAATAA
- the rlmD gene encoding 23S rRNA (uracil(1939)-C(5))-methyltransferase RlmD: MNQKLQQGQTVELEITDLNTSGEGVGRHEGRVVFVPNTVTGDRVCAKIIQSKAKFARGRVEQLLATSTHRIRPNCIVADKCGGCQWQHIDPVYQREAKRQQIIQAFQRIGGLSDIEVQPILHTSNVLNYRNKSTYPLARSTTGQVQAGYYRQGSHKLVNLNQCPVQDERLHPLLREVKQDIQERGWSIYNEASHRGKLRHLSLRIGINTGEMLLTLVTTEQNLLGLEEQAQIWLDKYPGLVGVCLNINSDRTNAILGKKTITVTGKSYLREIFAGVELEIAADTFFQVNTHAAELLFQAIIDQLNLTGNETVIDAYCGIGTFSLPLAQKVRQVKGIEVNPISIQQAQNNALLNHIDNVTFCTGKVKNIIKQIEPQPDIFFLDPPRKGCDLQVIEALLNLQPSRIVYISCKPATLARDIKLLSQSGIYQPVYVQPADFFPQTTHVECYVILSRT; the protein is encoded by the coding sequence ATGAATCAAAAATTGCAGCAGGGTCAAACAGTTGAATTAGAAATAACTGACCTAAATACTAGTGGTGAAGGAGTAGGCAGGCATGAAGGTAGAGTTGTTTTTGTGCCGAATACAGTTACGGGCGATCGCGTTTGCGCTAAAATAATCCAATCTAAAGCTAAATTTGCTAGGGGAAGAGTTGAGCAATTATTGGCAACCTCGACCCACCGTATACGCCCCAATTGTATAGTAGCTGACAAATGTGGTGGTTGTCAGTGGCAACATATCGATCCAGTCTATCAAAGGGAAGCCAAACGTCAGCAAATAATTCAAGCTTTTCAACGTATTGGGGGTTTGTCTGATATTGAAGTACAGCCAATTCTGCATACATCAAATGTTCTCAACTATCGTAATAAGTCTACTTATCCTCTTGCTAGATCGACTACAGGACAAGTTCAAGCTGGCTATTATCGACAGGGTAGTCATAAGTTGGTCAATCTAAATCAGTGTCCTGTGCAGGATGAGCGTTTGCATCCATTACTTAGAGAAGTTAAGCAAGATATTCAAGAACGAGGTTGGTCAATCTACAATGAAGCTAGCCATCGAGGGAAGTTACGACATCTTTCTCTAAGAATTGGTATCAACACAGGAGAAATGTTACTTACTCTGGTGACAACAGAGCAAAATCTCTTGGGTTTAGAAGAACAGGCGCAAATCTGGCTAGATAAATATCCTGGACTCGTGGGAGTATGCTTAAATATTAATAGCGATCGCACCAATGCTATTTTAGGCAAAAAAACTATCACTGTGACAGGTAAATCTTATCTGCGAGAAATTTTTGCAGGAGTAGAGCTAGAAATTGCTGCGGATACTTTTTTTCAGGTTAATACTCATGCAGCCGAATTGTTATTTCAGGCAATTATCGATCAGTTGAACCTGACAGGGAATGAAACTGTTATCGATGCTTATTGTGGCATTGGTACGTTTAGCTTACCCTTGGCACAGAAAGTAAGGCAGGTTAAGGGCATAGAAGTTAATCCTATTTCAATTCAACAGGCTCAAAACAATGCTCTACTTAACCACATTGACAACGTTACTTTCTGCACAGGTAAAGTCAAAAACATCATTAAGCAAATTGAGCCACAGCCAGATATTTTTTTTCTCGATCCTCCCCGAAAAGGATGCGATCTTCAGGTGATTGAAGCATTACTTAATTTACAACCATCTAGAATTGTTTATATTAGCTGTAAACCTGCAACCTTGGCTAGAGATATTAAGTTGTTGTCTCAATCAGGTATTTATCAACCTGTGTATGTTCAACCTGCTGACTTTTTTCCTCAAACTACTCATGTTGAGTGTTATGTAATTCTAAGCAGGACATAA
- a CDS encoding glycosyltransferase family 2 protein: protein MYISVVIPTYNRLPILQKSLVALEKQELTDNKIDGYEIVLVDDGSTDKTLSWLTENKAQFPHVKIFEQNHQGAAAARNLGVKKAQGDTIVFIDSDLVVTNSFLQSHANALVKGKQEIKSDRLFTYGAVINTNNFENPTSEPYKITDFSAAYFATGNVAIARKWLSEAGLFDTGFKLYGWEDLELGVRLKKLNLKLIKCPEAVGYHWHPAFSLEQIPQMIEQEIQRGKMGVVFYQKHPTLDVKMMIQMTFLHRLLWAVLSLGGKLNERTLEPLLQWLISRGQPQLAEQVARIFLNWYNVQGVYAAYREHT from the coding sequence ATGTATATCAGTGTAGTAATTCCCACATATAATCGTTTACCGATTCTGCAAAAAAGCCTTGTAGCTTTAGAAAAACAGGAGCTTACTGATAATAAAATTGATGGTTATGAAATAGTTTTAGTTGATGATGGTTCAACGGATAAAACATTGAGTTGGTTAACAGAAAATAAAGCTCAATTTCCTCATGTTAAAATATTTGAGCAAAATCATCAAGGAGCAGCAGCAGCAAGAAATTTAGGGGTCAAAAAGGCGCAGGGGGACACTATAGTTTTTATCGATAGTGATTTAGTAGTTACCAATAGTTTTCTTCAGTCCCACGCAAATGCTTTAGTCAAAGGTAAACAAGAAATTAAAAGCGATCGCCTGTTTACCTATGGTGCAGTAATTAATACTAATAACTTTGAAAATCCTACTTCTGAACCTTATAAAATAACTGATTTTTCCGCAGCCTATTTCGCTACAGGTAATGTTGCGATCGCTCGTAAATGGTTGTCAGAAGCAGGCTTATTTGATACTGGTTTTAAACTCTATGGCTGGGAAGATTTAGAGCTTGGAGTGCGTTTGAAAAAACTAAATCTAAAATTAATAAAGTGTCCCGAAGCTGTTGGTTATCATTGGCATCCTGCCTTTAGTTTAGAACAAATTCCTCAAATGATAGAACAAGAAATTCAAAGAGGAAAAATGGGAGTTGTTTTCTATCAAAAACATCCAACTTTGGATGTCAAAATGATGATTCAAATGACGTTTTTACATCGTCTTCTTTGGGCAGTATTATCATTAGGCGGAAAGTTAAATGAACGTACTCTTGAACCTTTATTACAATGGCTAATTAGCCGTGGACAACCTCAACTTGCCGAACAGGTAGCCCGCATTTTTCTCAACTGGTATAACGTTCAGGGAGTTTATGCAGCATACCGAGAACATACATAA
- the map gene encoding type I methionyl aminopeptidase, giving the protein MNIITNLLFPKSKKSSDRETTTSNGLPVLNRNPRGIQIKSEPEIEKMRRSARIVATVLAEIEAMTKPGMTTADLDEYAEKRIREMGATPSFKGYYGFPASICASVNNEVVHGIPNHKKVIRRGDVLKVDTGAYCDGFHGDSCITIAVGKVSKDAIKLIKVAEEALYKGIEQVKAGNHLLDIAGAVEDHVKANGYSVVEEYTGHGVGKNLHEAPSVFNHRTKRMPNVKLKAGMTLAIEPILNAGSKHTRTLRDRWTVVTVDNNLSAQFEHTVLVTKDGYEVLSDRNLV; this is encoded by the coding sequence ATGAATATTATTACTAATCTTCTCTTTCCTAAATCTAAAAAAAGCTCTGATCGAGAGACAACTACATCAAATGGACTTCCTGTACTAAATCGCAACCCGCGTGGGATTCAGATTAAATCTGAACCTGAAATAGAGAAAATGCGACGTTCAGCCAGGATTGTAGCAACAGTCCTGGCTGAAATCGAAGCGATGACTAAGCCTGGAATGACGACTGCTGATTTAGATGAATATGCCGAAAAACGTATCCGTGAGATGGGCGCAACCCCAAGCTTCAAAGGTTATTATGGCTTCCCTGCTTCGATTTGCGCTAGCGTTAACAACGAAGTGGTACACGGTATTCCCAACCATAAAAAAGTAATTCGTCGCGGAGATGTCTTAAAAGTAGATACGGGTGCTTATTGCGATGGCTTTCATGGCGACTCCTGCATTACTATTGCCGTCGGCAAAGTTTCTAAAGATGCTATAAAGTTAATCAAAGTTGCTGAGGAAGCTTTATATAAAGGAATCGAACAGGTAAAAGCAGGTAATCATCTATTAGATATTGCAGGGGCGGTAGAAGACCATGTAAAAGCTAATGGCTATAGTGTGGTAGAAGAATATACAGGACATGGTGTAGGCAAAAATCTGCACGAAGCACCGTCCGTATTTAATCATCGTACTAAGCGGATGCCCAACGTTAAATTAAAAGCAGGAATGACATTAGCAATAGAACCCATACTCAACGCTGGTTCTAAACATACTCGGACATTACGCGATCGCTGGACAGTAGTTACCGTAGATAATAATTTATCGGCTCAGTTTGAGCATACCGTATTAGTCACCAAAGATGGTTATGAGGTATTGAGCGATCGCAATTTGGTTTAA
- a CDS encoding MogA/MoaB family molybdenum cofactor biosynthesis protein, protein MIPHPDPENITLNCAVITVSDTRTKETDKSGQLIQQLLTDAGHKIAIYAIVKDEPEDLDDWLNKLDTNSELKVIIFSGGTGIAPRDTTYDVVTDWLDKPIPGFGEIFRYLSYQEIGSRAIASRAVAGVKNQKLVFSLPGSANAVKLAVSQLILPELNHLVRQIQGKK, encoded by the coding sequence ATGATTCCTCATCCCGATCCTGAGAATATAACTTTAAATTGTGCCGTGATTACGGTAAGCGATACTCGCACTAAAGAAACTGACAAAAGTGGTCAGCTAATCCAGCAACTGTTAACAGATGCTGGTCATAAAATAGCAATTTACGCCATTGTTAAAGATGAGCCTGAAGATCTAGATGATTGGCTCAATAAGTTAGATACTAATTCAGAGTTGAAGGTAATTATCTTTAGTGGCGGTACGGGAATTGCACCTAGAGATACAACTTATGATGTAGTCACTGACTGGTTAGATAAGCCAATTCCTGGTTTTGGTGAGATATTTCGCTATCTAAGCTATCAAGAAATTGGCTCTAGAGCGATCGCATCCCGTGCCGTGGCAGGTGTTAAAAATCAAAAGCTAGTCTTTTCGTTGCCTGGATCTGCAAATGCTGTAAAACTCGCAGTTAGCCAACTTATCTTGCCAGAACTAAATCATTTAGTGAGGCAAATTCAGGGCAAAAAATAG
- the psb28 gene encoding photosystem II reaction center protein Psb28 codes for MADIQFAKGVTEKVVPNIKVTRSTTGNTGTATFYFEDPQILRKESTEEITGMYLIDDEGEIVSREVKGKFINGEARGIEAVLIMKSEEEFERFVRFMDKYAEENGLGLDKQ; via the coding sequence ATGGCAGATATTCAATTTGCTAAAGGCGTAACTGAGAAGGTAGTCCCCAATATTAAGGTTACTCGTTCTACAACAGGAAATACTGGTACGGCTACCTTTTATTTTGAAGATCCTCAAATTTTGCGCAAGGAAAGCACTGAGGAGATTACAGGTATGTATCTGATTGATGATGAAGGAGAAATTGTCAGTCGCGAAGTAAAAGGTAAATTTATTAATGGTGAAGCTAGAGGAATAGAAGCCGTTTTGATTATGAAATCAGAAGAGGAGTTTGAGCGTTTTGTTCGCTTTATGGACAAGTATGCTGAAGAAAACGGACTAGGATTGGATAAACAGTAA
- a CDS encoding LCCL domain-containing protein, which translates to MKTFKINSLKFIVTGIAIAIDLTSLKPVNAQNTEVPEIGWSSRLSSMGLDKADNIGKRYTFYCQAASEDLIYSPIWGTNIYTVNSDICTTAVHSGMIVAQEGGEVTIELLEGQKFYTGSYKNNITSQDHRESDISFLFVGEKITQTERSTSSDQQPVKKSSGIERIMVNGVQKGVERSIEKVITDLFK; encoded by the coding sequence ATGAAAACCTTTAAAATTAACAGCTTAAAATTTATTGTTACTGGTATTGCGATCGCCATAGACCTAACTTCTTTAAAACCAGTCAATGCTCAAAATACTGAAGTTCCTGAAATTGGCTGGAGTAGTAGATTGAGCAGTATGGGATTAGATAAGGCTGATAATATTGGCAAAAGATACACCTTTTATTGTCAGGCTGCATCAGAAGACCTAATTTATTCTCCTATCTGGGGAACAAATATTTACACAGTTAATTCAGACATCTGCACTACCGCCGTTCATTCAGGGATGATTGTCGCCCAAGAAGGAGGAGAAGTAACCATAGAATTGCTTGAAGGACAAAAATTTTATACAGGAAGCTATAAAAACAACATCACTAGTCAGGATCATCGAGAAAGCGATATCAGCTTTTTGTTTGTTGGCGAGAAAATAACTCAGACAGAAAGATCTACTTCATCCGATCAACAACCAGTCAAAAAATCTTCTGGGATAGAAAGAATAATGGTAAATGGTGTTCAGAAAGGAGTAGAAAGGTCAATTGAAAAAGTTATTACCGATCTTTTTAAGTAA
- a CDS encoding glycoside hydrolase family 9 protein, with product MATNKISNSIFNTNASITEDWNGGYKLELGLKAKSNAKDWKLDFKLPYSISAAYGVDLVNNGNGKYTISGQNDQASLSKGQSIAPIFIVDDNGKKALTPQFDSNLLDPISTTPKATTPNTSMTSQTGKSVAQKGKFAYGEALQKNFLFWEANRSGDLGADNRIEWRGDATVHDGSTVGRDLEGGYFDAGDHVKFGQPMAASINMLAWGGVEYKDAYKQAGQFDELLEAVKWGTDYFLKAHETSGGKTSKLWVQVGQGGVANDHGYWGAPETVEQHTTRRAFAIDPAHPGTDVAALTSSALASASMLFRGVDNAYADKLLNNAKQLYKFAETYQGKYSDSVAAANPFYTSWGGFGDELASGAAWLYKATKQQSYLNKAENYFKTKVGGLGDWSSAADEHSYDAGVILAQESKDPFFKGQVEGWLNNWVNGNSNIKYTAGGFAHRAEWGSIPVTSATAYLAQLYNDTVKEDSRYSKFANNQIDYILGDNPNNFSYVVGFGKNYPQHIHHRGSSPNQGGNPTAPAEHILYGAVVGGPRYADDYSYNDRRDDAITNEVGTSYNAPLASALIQQYDNLGGNALSESQLDHLVGIDANGVGF from the coding sequence ATGGCTACTAACAAAATATCCAACTCAATTTTCAACACCAATGCTTCGATAACTGAAGATTGGAACGGTGGCTACAAATTAGAGCTAGGTTTAAAAGCAAAATCCAATGCTAAAGATTGGAAACTAGATTTTAAACTTCCCTACAGCATATCTGCTGCTTATGGTGTCGATCTCGTCAACAATGGCAATGGTAAATACACAATTAGCGGTCAAAACGATCAGGCAAGTTTAAGCAAAGGACAGTCCATTGCTCCAATCTTCATCGTTGACGACAACGGCAAAAAAGCTTTAACACCTCAATTCGATAGCAATCTGCTTGACCCAATATCTACTACTCCCAAAGCAACAACCCCCAATACATCTATGACCAGTCAGACAGGTAAATCGGTGGCACAAAAAGGTAAATTCGCTTACGGTGAAGCTCTACAAAAAAACTTCCTCTTCTGGGAAGCCAATCGCTCTGGAGACTTAGGAGCAGACAACCGTATTGAATGGCGTGGTGATGCTACAGTTCATGACGGTAGCACCGTTGGTCGCGATTTAGAAGGTGGTTATTTCGATGCAGGCGATCACGTCAAATTTGGTCAACCCATGGCAGCCTCAATTAATATGCTGGCTTGGGGTGGGGTGGAGTATAAGGATGCTTACAAACAGGCAGGACAGTTTGACGAACTCTTAGAAGCAGTCAAGTGGGGAACAGATTATTTCCTCAAGGCACATGAAACTAGTGGTGGTAAAACTTCAAAACTTTGGGTTCAAGTCGGACAAGGCGGTGTTGCCAACGATCATGGTTACTGGGGGGCGCCAGAGACGGTAGAACAACATACTACCCGCCGAGCTTTTGCGATTGACCCAGCCCATCCTGGGACTGATGTAGCTGCCTTGACTTCTAGTGCTTTAGCATCAGCTTCGATGCTGTTTCGTGGAGTAGATAACGCCTATGCCGATAAATTACTCAACAATGCCAAGCAGCTATATAAGTTTGCCGAAACTTATCAGGGCAAATATTCAGATTCAGTCGCTGCGGCTAATCCTTTCTATACTAGCTGGGGTGGCTTTGGAGATGAGTTAGCTTCTGGTGCTGCCTGGTTATACAAAGCTACAAAACAACAGTCTTACTTAAATAAAGCGGAAAACTACTTTAAAACTAAAGTTGGTGGTTTAGGAGACTGGTCATCCGCAGCAGATGAGCATTCTTATGATGCGGGAGTGATTTTGGCTCAAGAAAGTAAAGATCCTTTCTTTAAAGGTCAGGTAGAAGGTTGGTTAAATAACTGGGTCAATGGCAACAGCAATATTAAATATACGGCGGGTGGTTTTGCTCATCGTGCTGAATGGGGTTCGATTCCTGTAACTAGTGCTACTGCATATTTAGCACAGCTTTATAACGACACGGTAAAAGAGGATTCTCGCTACAGCAAGTTTGCTAATAATCAAATAGATTATATCCTGGGTGATAATCCAAATAACTTTAGCTACGTGGTTGGATTTGGCAAGAACTATCCTCAGCATATTCACCACAGAGGTTCTTCTCCTAACCAGGGTGGCAACCCAACAGCGCCAGCCGAACATATTCTTTACGGTGCAGTCGTGGGTGGCCCTCGTTATGCGGATGATTATTCTTACAATGACCGCCGTGATGATGCGATCACCAATGAAGTGGGTACTAGTTACAATGCGCCTTTGGCTTCTGCTTTGATTCAGCAGTATGACAACCTGGGTGGCAATGCTCTTTCTGAAAGTCAATTGGATCACTTAGTTGGTATTGATGCTAACGGCGTTGGTTTTTAA